In one window of Camelina sativa cultivar DH55 chromosome 15, Cs, whole genome shotgun sequence DNA:
- the LOC104747885 gene encoding uncharacterized protein LOC104747885 isoform X1, with protein MVLESLLSPIQSAVSPGSDSYPILELFERINMLTTQFHEERVRSKQLHQMIEKLLLRLPPAEEHQGSPTSSSVDRSCSLDFCKQVFPSHADTKQGDFNPGFRDNLLKNSEMSVFDGERIYGWLSLVKRYFWIGGFNDMEKLDLVSVHLAGDALGWYNLEVNKVPFSNWFHFKDRLFLQFGNLRIIGLSQTLLCIKQTGSMVEYVWLFEDISAQVSGLDDHKLEGIFLNGLRP; from the coding sequence ATGGTGCTCGAGTCTCTGTTGTCACCGATTCAGTCCGCGGTGTCGCCGGGTTCTGACTCATATCCGATTCTCGAGCTGTTTGAGCGCATCAACATGCTCACGACTCAGTTTCATGAAGAAAGGGTGCGATCGAAGCAGCTTCACCAGATGATAGAGAAGCTCTTACTCCGTCTTCCTCCGGCAGAGGAGCATCAAGGCTCTCCAACGTCTAGCTCCGTTGATCGCTCTTGTTCTCTGGATTTTTGCAAGCAGGTTTTTCCCTCTCATGCTGATACTAAACAAGGTGACTTTAACCCTGGATTTAGGGATAATTTGTTAAAGAACTCTGAGATGTCGGTGTTTGATGGTGAGCGTATTTATGGTTggctctcattggtgaaacggTATTTCTGGATTGGTGGTTTTAATGACATGGAGAAGCTGGATCTGGTCTCCGTTCATTTGGCTGGTGATGCTTTGGGATGGTATAACTTGGAGGTGAATAAAGTTCCTTTCTCTAACTGGTTTCACTTCAAGGACCGATTATTTTTGCAATTTGGTAACCTCAGAATCATAGGGCTGAGTCAGACTCTCTTATGTATCAAGCAGACTGGATCCATGGTGGAGTATGTGTGGCTGTTCGAAGATATCTCTGCTCAGGTTTCCGGGTTGGATGACCACAAACTGGAAGGGATCTTTTTGAATGGGTTGCGGCCATAG
- the LOC104747885 gene encoding uncharacterized protein LOC104747885 isoform X2: MVLESLLSPIQSAVSPGSDSYPILELFERINMLTTQFHEERVRSKQLHQMIEKLLLRLPPAEEHQGSPTSSSVDRSCSLDFCKQVFPSHADTKQGDFNPGFRDNLLKNSEMSVFDGERIYGWLSLVKRYFWIGGFNDMEKLDLVSVHLAGDALGWYNLETGSMVEYVWLFEDISAQVSGLDDHKLEGIFLNGLRP; this comes from the exons ATGGTGCTCGAGTCTCTGTTGTCACCGATTCAGTCCGCGGTGTCGCCGGGTTCTGACTCATATCCGATTCTCGAGCTGTTTGAGCGCATCAACATGCTCACGACTCAGTTTCATGAAGAAAGGGTGCGATCGAAGCAGCTTCACCAGATGATAGAGAAGCTCTTACTCCGTCTTCCTCCGGCAGAGGAGCATCAAGGCTCTCCAACGTCTAGCTCCGTTGATCGCTCTTGTTCTCTGGATTTTTGCAAGCAGGTTTTTCCCTCTCATGCTGATACTAAACAAGGTGACTTTAACCCTGGATTTAGGGATAATTTGTTAAAGAACTCTGAGATGTCGGTGTTTGATGGTGAGCGTATTTATGGTTggctctcattggtgaaacggTATTTCTGGATTGGTGGTTTTAATGACATGGAGAAGCTGGATCTGGTCTCCGTTCATTTGGCTGGTGATGCTTTGGGATGGTATAACTTGGAG ACTGGATCCATGGTGGAGTATGTGTGGCTGTTCGAAGATATCTCTGCTCAGGTTTCCGGGTTGGATGACCACAAACTGGAAGGGATCTTTTTGAATGGGTTGCGGCCATAG